One part of the Tachysurus fulvidraco isolate hzauxx_2018 chromosome 23, HZAU_PFXX_2.0, whole genome shotgun sequence genome encodes these proteins:
- the plagl2 gene encoding zinc finger protein PLAGL2 → MAAAAADAPHHITTLTPEDEDQRAAPKLFGGPAQVRTESEREKETGKEESGNECLVCGTLFSSQDKLQIHTFSHTGEKPFHCTQPYCHKAFSSKYKLYRHMATHSPQKTHQCSFCEKMFHRKDHLKNHLQTHDPNKEAFKCEECGKHYNTKLGYKRHVAMHSATAGDLTCKVCLQSYESTPALLDHLKSHSGKSSGGTKEKKHPCDHCDRRFYTRKDVRRHMVVHTGRKDFLCQYCAQRFGRKDHLTRHVKKSHSQELLKIKTEPPDMLALLGSGSPTCAVKEELSPMMCSMGPNKDSMMTKPFRSGTPFPMGMYNQHHLQAMSSPGMGHHHSLVPGSLSAAMGMGCSMEPPSALHHHHPHHHHHPHHPSPPPTHQQQTPLQPQPQQQHSQPPKYQLGATSYLLDKPLKVEMESYLMDLQSGLPVPPPPSADPHSAASPNKDGLEPPPGLTDELCGDPLLSKSPAIIAESLCAANMDFSHLLGFFPLNLPPYSTPMGSGGLVMGYSTSTASSSSSSSSASSHAADSHAATATASVPLTSLQPQPQEQPGSSGGLGLGPLHPLPPVFSSSLSTTTLPRFHQAFQ, encoded by the exons ATGGCAGCAGCTGCCGCTGATGCCCCACACCACATAACCACACTGACGCCGGAGGACGAGGATCAGCGAGCTGCCCCCAAACTGTTTGGAGGTCCAGCTCAAGTGAGGacggagagtgagagagagaaggagacaggGAAGGAGGAAAGCGGCAACGAGTGTTTGGTGTGTGGCACCCTCTTCAGCTCACAGGATAAGCTTCAAATCCACACTTTTAGTCACACAGGGGAGAAACCTTTTCACTGTACCCAGCCATACTGCCACAAGGCCTTCAGCTCCAAATATAAGCTCTACAG GCATATGGCCACACACTCCCCACAGAAGACCCACCAGTGCTCATTCTGTGAAAAGATGTTCCACCGTAAAGATCATCTGAAAAATCACCTGCAGACCCATGACCCCAACAAGGAAGCTTTTAAGTGTGAGGAGTGTGGCAAGCACTATAACACAAAGCTAGGCTACAAGCGCCATGTGGCCATGCACTCTGCCACAGCAGGAGACCTGACATGCAAGGTATGTTTGCAGAGCTATGAGAGCACTCCTGCTCTCTTGGATCACCTCAAGAGCCATTCCGGCAAGTCTTCAGGTGGCACCAAGGAAAAGAAACACCCATGCGATCACTGTGACCGTCGCTTCTACACCCGCAAGGATGTTCGCAGACACATGGTAGTTCACACAGGTCGCAAAGATTTTCTTTGCCAGTACTGTGCCCAGCGCTTCGGAAGAAAGGACCACCTCACGCGACATGTGAAGAAGAGCCATTCACAGGAGCTGCTGAAGATCAAAACAGAACCACCAGATATGCTAGCTCTGCTTGGTTCTGGCTCTCCGACTTGTGCTGTGAAGGAAGAGCTCAGTCCTATGATGTGTAGCATGGGCCCCAACAAGGACTCCATGATGACCAAACCTTTCCGCAGTGGCACCCCTTTTCCCATGGGCATGTACAACCAACACCATCTACAGGCCATGTCCAGCCCTGGAATGGGCCACCATCACTCCTTGGTTCCTGGGTCACTGTCTGCTGCTATGGGTATGGGCTGCTCTATGGAGCCTCCTTCAGCCTTACACCACCATCATccacatcatcaccaccacccaCACCATCCCTCTCCACCGCCAACACACCAGCAACAAACTCCACTGCAACCTCAACCCCAGCAGCAGCATTCCCAACCTCCCAAGTACCAGCTTGGAGCTACCTCATACTTGCTAGATAAGCCCCTAAAGGTGGAGATGGAGAGTTACCTGATGGATCTGCAGAGTGGCTTGCCAGTCCCTCCCCCACCTTCAGCTGATCCCCATTCAGCTGCTTCACCTAATAAAGATGGTCTGGAGCCTCCTCCTGGCTTAACAGATGAGCTATGTGGGGATCCCCTCCTATCTAAAAGCCCTGCCATCATTGCTGAATCTCTGTGTGCTGCTAACATGGACTTCTCCCATTTACTGGGCTTCTTTCCGCTAAACTTGCCGCCCTATAGCACTCCCATGGGTTCGGGAGGCCTGGTGATGGGCTACTCCACCTCCActgcctcttcttcttcctcatcgTCGTCAGCATCTTCACATGCTGCCGACTCTCATGCTGCCACAGCAACCGCCTCAGTGCCTCTTACCTCTTTGCAACCTCAACCTCAGGAGCAACCGGGCTCCAGTGGAGGTCTTGGCCTCGGGCCCCTGCATCCACTCCCACCAGTGTTTAGCTCCAGCCTTAGCACGACCACCTTGCCTCGCTTCCATCAGGCCTTTCAATGA